A single uncultured Acetobacterium sp. DNA region contains:
- a CDS encoding diguanylate cyclase translates to MNQNKRLFKKKIAIIISIALSLFLLTVFLLIIGMFMNNLKQQEMLKTTDKFINFKSQVEHLVFTNKTLIQGFEAYILMNPELDESEAYSYLNNLLFKNENQIRNIGVCQDTTIIWNYPKEGNAVAIGVDLSTVESQKELVLKVKNEQVPILQGPVELIQGGTGFIIRLPIVRKDTGYWGQISIVLKGDKIIEDINAYAEEAGLNVAIFNDQNKTLPFYGSMSAVGESSLTFNIDPDFIDWKVVVSPKDGWKNNQFVLWSAIFLAVLIATGAGLLTFRALKTNYQLRIMSSHDSLTGLYNRHYLNDYQSMVLASAKRNNRQVGFMSMDLNHFKNINDTYEHNVGDLVLAETARVLKQSTRTNEAAFRLGGDEFLIIMPDIEDRTVLQQARERLSNSFKNDFHLADYPAKIAVSIGTALFPEDGDNIDILLQIADEEMYSDKKEQKMKQAENQSGQPSR, encoded by the coding sequence TCATTTCAATAGCGTTATCCCTTTTTCTCCTGACGGTTTTTTTACTGATCATTGGGATGTTTATGAATAACCTCAAACAGCAGGAGATGTTAAAAACCACCGATAAATTTATTAATTTTAAAAGTCAGGTGGAACATTTAGTTTTCACAAATAAAACCCTGATTCAGGGTTTTGAGGCTTATATCCTAATGAATCCAGAGCTGGATGAATCAGAAGCCTATAGCTATCTTAATAATCTCTTATTTAAAAATGAAAACCAAATCAGAAACATTGGAGTTTGTCAGGATACGACCATCATCTGGAATTATCCGAAGGAAGGAAATGCCGTAGCCATTGGCGTTGACCTGTCCACGGTTGAGAGTCAGAAAGAGCTGGTGCTTAAGGTTAAGAATGAACAGGTGCCAATCTTGCAGGGGCCAGTGGAACTGATTCAGGGAGGAACGGGTTTTATTATCCGTCTGCCCATCGTCAGAAAGGACACCGGCTATTGGGGGCAGATCAGTATCGTTCTCAAAGGCGATAAAATCATTGAAGATATCAATGCCTATGCTGAAGAGGCTGGCTTAAATGTCGCCATTTTTAATGATCAAAACAAGACGCTTCCTTTTTATGGCTCAATGAGTGCAGTTGGAGAATCATCATTAACCTTTAATATTGATCCGGACTTTATTGACTGGAAGGTTGTGGTATCGCCTAAAGACGGTTGGAAAAATAATCAGTTTGTTTTATGGTCTGCTATTTTTCTAGCCGTTCTAATTGCTACCGGAGCCGGTTTGCTAACGTTTAGAGCTTTAAAAACAAATTATCAATTGCGGATCATGTCAAGTCATGATTCCCTTACCGGTCTTTACAACCGTCATTATCTAAATGACTATCAGTCCATGGTTTTGGCTTCAGCTAAAAGAAATAATCGGCAGGTTGGGTTTATGAGTATGGACTTGAACCATTTCAAAAATATCAATGACACTTACGAGCACAATGTTGGTGATCTGGTGCTCGCGGAAACGGCACGGGTGTTAAAACAGAGCACCCGGACAAACGAAGCAGCTTTTCGATTGGGCGGCGATGAGTTTCTGATTATCATGCCAGATATAGAAGATCGGACGGTATTGCAGCAGGCCCGGGAACGGCTTTCAAACAGTTTTAAAAATGACTTTCATCTGGCTGATTATCCCGCTAAAATTGCGGTGAGTATTGGGACGGCATTGTTTCCAGAAGATGGTGATAATATTGATATACTACTTCAAATTGCTGATGAAGAGATGTATTCGGATAAAAAAGAACAGAAAATGAAGCAAGCTGAAAATCAATCGGGTCAGCCATCGCGATAA